The Synechococcus sp. WH 8101 sequence GTTTGAGAAGGCTGGAGTGGAGGGCACGTTCGTGGTGCTGGATGAGCGCAACGGCGTGTGGCGCGGGCACAACGGGTTGCGTGCAGAGCAGCGCTTCTCTCCTGCTTCCACTTTCAAGATCCCCAATAGCCTGATCGCCCTCTCGCTTGGGGTAGTGGCCAACCCTGATGAGCTGATTCCCTACAAGGGTGATCCCAACCCGTTCATGCGCGAGTGGCTAGCGCCGATGGGGATGCGCGGCGCGATCAAGGTGTCGAATGTGCCGCTGTATCAGGAGCTGGCCCGGCGGATTGGGTTGCAGCGCATGCAAATCGCCCTGCAGCAGTTGCACTACGGCAACGAGCGGATTGGCGGCAACGTCACCACGTTTTGGCTGCGTGGGCCGCTGGCGATCAGTGCCCTTGAGCAAACGCAATTCCTCCTGGGCCTGGCCAAACGCACGTTGTCGTTCCCTGTGGTCGCCCAGCAGCAGGTAGCTGAGATCACGCGCATCGATCGCGGCCCTGGCTGGAGCCTTCATGCCAAGACCGGTTGGCAGAACGCTCCCGGCGCCGGTGTGGGCTGGTGGGTGGGTTGGGTGCAACAGGGCGATCGCATCACTCCTTTTGCGCTCAACATCGCCATGAAGGGCAGTGACGATGCCCCCAAGCGTGAGCAATTAGGTCGGCGCAGCCTGCAGCTGTTGGGAGTGTTGCCTGTTGATGATCAGAAGGCGGCACGTTGATCCAATTCCTGCACGCTTGTGTGCCTGGTTCTCTCAGTGCTGACCCAGGCTCTGGAGGAGTGTGTCTACGGAACCTGGTGCTGTTTCTCGGTCAGGGATGCATGGCCCTTTTCTATAGACGGTGGTTGCGTGCCCGCTGGGTTGATGGGACTGGCAATGTCGCGACAAGCACGCACAGAGTGGCTTTCTTCTGAATTCCTGCGGAATCTCTTGAACCCGAAGACCATCCGTAGATTTCGTTGCATTTGGGTCGGAACCCAGGACAGTGTGAACGCAACTGGCGAGATGCTGCACCCTGGTGATCGTGATTCAAAGCCGCGCAAGTGGCGAACTCGTCTGGCGTGATGAAGTTTTGAGGACTAATCACTTCAAGGCTTACATGACGGCCAAGGCGAAAGCTCGGCTGACTGGTCGCGTCTATCGACTGGTGGATCGAGATGGTGTTGTTTTGGAACAGATCTTCCATTAACGCTGTGATGGCCTCCGCGACGTCTGTCGCAGCTCTCAAGCACGCTTTGAACGGCCTTGCTGTGAAACGCCGACCGGCTGTCAGCTGAGTGTCTGTGTTGGCGTGCCGCTAATCGCCATCACCCCGCGGGTTCGATCCGCCTTGTGTTGCCACTAAAAAAGGAGGCCTCCTCAGACCTCCTTGGACAAGCAGTTGTCATCCTCTGCTCTGGCTGGGTTGTAACACCCCTGGTGGGTGTCATGCCATCAAATGCTCTGCAGCAGGCGCTCCAAACGCACCAGTTGATAGCGGTTGGCCTCTGTGGGCAGAGCGTTGTACATCGCCCAGCACTGGCGCAGCTGGGCTTCCAATCCAACCCGCACATGGTGATCGCTGTGCAGGGGGATGGTCGCCATGGCGGGAGTGAAGGTCATGGGTGATCGGGCGCAACTGCTGGAAGTGTTCCCCGCTTTGGCACGTCAGGTCCCCGCGCTGATCTCTATCCACCAGCCGCTGCCGGCGCCCTCCACCATCCAGCGGCGACCCCAGTTGCGCTCGGAATAACGCTGCGCCTCGCCGCTGCCGATCGCCGTGGTGACGTAGCCGCCGTTGATGAGATCGGCCTCGCCGTTGGGGTCGTGCATGAGGAACTGGCGCTTGGCAGGATCCCAGCCGATCACCAGGCTCCAGTGACCGCTGCCCGTGGGGGAGGAGACAGGGCCTTGATGCAGCCAACCCACCGGGCAGGGGATGCCGCGTTGGAGCTGGGCGATTAGGTGGTCGATGCAGCCATCCGTCCTGAACCGCGCCTTTAGCCCCAGGCTCCGGAGCGCCGCCACCTGGGCGCTGGCGTCAGTGGTGTCGCCGTAGCGCTGCACCAGGGCCAGGTATTGATCGTCCAACTGGCTATTGCCGTTGAGGGCTACGGGTTTCAGGTAGGCAGCGGCCATGGCGCAGCTGGAGGCAAAGCACATGCGGCTGCCCTGGCCGGTGACGCTGTCGTTCTGGCTCAGGTACGGAACGGGGAGCCGGAGCAGGCCTGGTTTGGCTGGAGCTTTGGGCGGTCGGGTTGCTGTGGCTTCTGTGCCTGATGCCCGAAAGGCGGTGGCAAAGGCGATCAACTGCTCGGCCGTGAGGCTGCGCTGGAGCAACTGCCAGGCCTGACGCTGGTGGGGGAGATCCCTGTGGTGACGCACGGCGTCCAGGAGCTGGAGCGGTTCTGAGGCCTCTTGCTGCGCTCGGGTTTGGCTTGCCGCATGGGCCACCTCAGCCGCCCGGCGTCGTATGAGCCCTTCCACCGGACCATTGGGGCCCTTGCACCATCGGGGCAGCTCCTCGGCGATCACCGCCGCCGCTGGTTCACCAGCAAGCAGGCGTTTGCGGAGGGTCGAGTGCTCCAGCGCTCCTGCCCCCACGTTGAAGCAGAAGCTGATCAGGGCATCGCGCTGGCGAGACGTCAGGTCAACACCCCGGAGCAACCGATCGACAGCGTCGGCCGCCACGGCCGCATCTTGCTTGAGCCAGGCCTCGGCTTGCGCCTGGCTGATCGTCAGCCCAGGCACCACATCTGGCCCGGTGTGGCCGTAGCCGATGGTCCAGGGAGCACCGCCACTGGCGGGATCGGGATAGGCCGACAGTTCGCAGCCCTCCCAGCTTTTGAGCAGGGTCCAGCCCTCGGGGGTGAGTGGCATTGCGGCGGAGCGGGGAACCCCAGAGGGTTCCGGGATCTGGAGCCAGACCCGCCGGTTGTTGCCCGCCAGCGTCGATAGGTTGATTCCATCGACTGGGCTCGATGTCCTACCGCATACGCCTGCTGGAAACCGATGGAGGCTGGTCGGTGAGTTGCCTTGATCTGCCCGGCTGTCATTCCCAGGGAGACAGCCGCGATGAAGCGCTGCTGAACATCCGCGAAGCGATCCAGCTCTGGCTGGAGGTGGAGGCAGAAGAGGCCGGCGTGAAAACAGTGGAGACGCTGGAGCTGGCGGTCTGACTCCTCAGCAATTCCGCGAGCTGCTCTGAGCTCTGCCCCGGAACCCTATGGCGCTGTTCGTTGATGCGCGCCATGACATCCCGCCGCCTGGTGGTCTGGATTTCGACTGGGATCCTGGGGTTTCAGGGGGCCACACTGGCGTTCGATCTCCTCAACTGCACGGCCCTGAGCTGGCTGGTGTTGCGCGTCAACGGCCTGCCCAGGCTGGAGCGGCAGCAGAAGCACCAGCCCTCAGCGGCCGAGAACGGCTTGGTCTTGGATCCAGATGCCAAACCCCAAACCCCAGCCGGAACCGCCGACGCCCAGCAGACGGTGAGCCTGTTCTGTGAACGCCCCCAGAACCGAATCGATGACGCCGTGAAACAGGGCCTGAGCATCCTGGCCGGACTTGCCTTGGGCAGCTCGGTGCCCGGGAACGGGCGGGAGCGGCTTTGAGTCGATCATTCGTCTCATCACAGTCTCGTTTTCTGGAGATTCAATTGCCTAATCTTGAGAGACCTCGTTTCTCTTTCTTCTTGGCATTTTTCTTGGCATAGCGACAGGTGGACGCTTGCAGTCATTGGGTTTTGGTTGTTCGCCATTTGGCTTTTAACCGATTGGTCCTGAGTTCGAATCTCAGGCGACCCATGATTCGAGATCCGTTGGACTGCAGGGTATTTCTCCTGCGGCCCAAGCGATCGCAAGGGGTTTCGAGGCCTCTCTGCTCGGGCGGAATGAGTCCGAGAAAGACCTGAGACGTCGCTGATTGCGCCAAATGTTTGGGGGTTTCCCCCAAACACCCCCAAACATGACGGGCTCCTTCTGGGGGGCCTGAGGTAAATCGACACGCGGCTGGGGAATCCTCTCCGTAAAGCCACTGAGCGATGACACAAGCCAACAGTGCCCTCAGCCGCGCCAACGGCGTGCTGCGGGCCCATCACCTGCCATTCCGCCTGAGGGCGGGGCACAACAGCCGTTGGGTGAGCGTCTACGAAAACCTGCCTGGGCGTCGGGTCAGAGAACGTTCGGTGCGCGGTTGCTCAAGCAAGGACGACCAGGCGATTGAGGCGCTCTGCTTCCGCCTGGTCAGTGAAGCGCGCAAGCTGCCTGAGGCCAGCCTCGAGGAATTGCTCAGCCGCCCAGGAGAGGACGGGGATCAGCCCGCAGTGCGTCCCGCTCCCTGTTGGTCAGAGATTTGTGAGGCGGTGGTGGCGTTTCAGCGCCGTCAGGGGGTGAACATGAATCTGGTGGGGCCGTTCAAGGGCCAGGGCTATTTCCGTCTGTTGCCTCCTGAGCGTGCCGCCACTGAGGCGGACGTACGTCGCTTTGCCCTCCACACCGGCGAAAGTTTGCGCGCCAACCTGGTTGACTTTTCTGAGCCGTTGGTGCCTGTGGCCACTCACCG is a genomic window containing:
- the blaOXA gene encoding class D beta-lactamase; the encoded protein is MRALLAGAALTLIHVTPAAALTWREEPLLQPLFEKAGVEGTFVVLDERNGVWRGHNGLRAEQRFSPASTFKIPNSLIALSLGVVANPDELIPYKGDPNPFMREWLAPMGMRGAIKVSNVPLYQELARRIGLQRMQIALQQLHYGNERIGGNVTTFWLRGPLAISALEQTQFLLGLAKRTLSFPVVAQQQVAEITRIDRGPGWSLHAKTGWQNAPGAGVGWWVGWVQQGDRITPFALNIAMKGSDDAPKREQLGRRSLQLLGVLPVDDQKAAR
- a CDS encoding glycoside hydrolase family protein; translated protein: MPLTPEGWTLLKSWEGCELSAYPDPASGGAPWTIGYGHTGPDVVPGLTISQAQAEAWLKQDAAVAADAVDRLLRGVDLTSRQRDALISFCFNVGAGALEHSTLRKRLLAGEPAAAVIAEELPRWCKGPNGPVEGLIRRRAAEVAHAASQTRAQQEASEPLQLLDAVRHHRDLPHQRQAWQLLQRSLTAEQLIAFATAFRASGTEATATRPPKAPAKPGLLRLPVPYLSQNDSVTGQGSRMCFASSCAMAAAYLKPVALNGNSQLDDQYLALVQRYGDTTDASAQVAALRSLGLKARFRTDGCIDHLIAQLQRGIPCPVGWLHQGPVSSPTGSGHWSLVIGWDPAKRQFLMHDPNGEADLINGGYVTTAIGSGEAQRYSERNWGRRWMVEGAGSGWWIEISAGT
- a CDS encoding type II toxin-antitoxin system HicB family antitoxin codes for the protein MSYRIRLLETDGGWSVSCLDLPGCHSQGDSRDEALLNIREAIQLWLEVEAEEAGVKTVETLELAV